The Deltaproteobacteria bacterium genomic sequence CCCAATGCAACGTGCTGTGCCCCCGGCGAATGCGTGAACGGAAGCTGCGTCACCCCGACCTGGCCCGACGGCGGCGACCTCGACCTCGGCTGCGCGCCGCCGGTCGGGTGCATGGCGCCCTCGGAGTGCGTGACTTTCGGCGGAGGAGACTCGGTCCGGAGCAGGTGCCGGGTGCCGGACGGCGAAGCCTGCGCATCGACCAACGACGACTGCACCAACGCGTACAACGGCAATCCCGCCACCTGCTGCGCGAGCGGTGCGTGCGACGCGGGTGTCTGCGTGTGCCTCCCCGACGCGAGCCCGTGTGCAAACTCCGCGGAAGCGTGCTGCAACGGCGGCGTCTGCGACATCTTCGCGGGCACCGCGGTGTGCTGTCAGCCCGAGGGAAAGTCGTGCGGCGCCGGAGCCAGGTGCTGCGAGCCGATGTCGTGCGAAAACGGCGTCTGCACCGCGCCGCACTGGAGCGACGGCGGCCGCCTCGACGAGCCGTGCACTGCGTTCTCCGGCTGCGCATCGGACGCGTTCTGCACCACGCTGGATCCCGCCGCGAACGATGGGCGCTACTTCTGCCTCGAGCAGAGCGGACAGCCGTGCGGGAGCGGCTGCGCCAACGCGTCGGCCTCCGCGGATCCGTCCGGCGTCTGCTGCGCGAGCGGCACCTGCAACGACGCCGGCAGGTGCACGTGATGGCGGGTGGTGTGACCGCTGCGCGAGCTCAGCCGAGCTCTGCGTCGAGCCAGGCGAGAGCTACCAGGGCAACTTTCCCATCTTCGCGTGGGTGAAGAGGCCCGTCGGCCCATCGGGCCCGAGCAGGGCCACCCGCACCGCCTCGGCCGCTCCCTCCTCGACGCTGTCCGTACCGGTGAAGTCGTTGAGAGAGGTCTTGGTGTAGCCCGGCGACACCGCGTTGACCTTGATGGGCGTGGCCTCGAGCTCGATGGCCATGGCCAGCGTGAGCGCGTTGAGCGCGGTCTTGGAGGCCGAGTACGTGGGGCCGAACATCGGCCGCCAGAACGTCTTGGGATCCTGGCTCAGCGTGAGCGAGCCCATGCCGCTCGAGACGTTCACGATGCTCGCGAAGGGCGCCTCGCGCAGGAGCGGGAGCATGGCCTGGTACACCGCCAGCGCCCCGAAGACGTTCGTCTCCCAGACGGCGCGCATCTCGGCCAGCGACACGTTGCTCGGACGGGTGTGCGCCGCGTGCTCGGCCAGGGACTGGCCGTGGCGCTTCCCGGCATGCGAGATCGCCGCGTTGTTCACGAGGATGTCCAGGCGTCCGAGCTCGCTGCGAATGCGCGTGGCCGCGGCGGCCACCGAGGCGGGGTCGGTCACGTCGAGCTGGATCACCCGCACGTCGCCCTCGAGGGACTTTGCCGCCTCGAGCCCGCGCTCCACTTGGCGCGACCCGAGGAGAACGGTTAGTCCTTCGGCGGCGAGCTCCTTCACGATCTGGAGTCCGATGCCCTGGTTGGCACCGGTGACGAGGGCGACGCGATTCTTGTGCATGGTCGATTCCTTCGGGGGTTGTGGTTCGGCCCCCACCATGCGAGCGACGCTCGGGCTTAGCCAGACGCCACGAGTACCTGGCTCCAGCGCCGTGCATCGAGGAGGCTGGGGAGCATGAACCTTCGCGCCATCGCGACCTTTCTCCGGGCTCGCCGAGAGCGGATGCGGCCCGCCCACGCCGGCTTCGCGTCGCGCGCGCGCCGGAGGACCCCGGGGCTTCGCCGCGAGGAGGTGGCGTACCTCGCAGGGATCTCGCCCGAGTACTACACCCAGCTCGAGCAAGCCCGCGGCCGCCACCCGTCGCGCACGGTGCTCGAGCGGCTGGCTCGCGCCCTGGGGCTCTCGGGCCAGGAGCGGGCGCTGCTCTTCGAGCACGCGGGGATCGCCGCCGGCTATCCCCAGCGGCCCATCGCCACGCCCGGCCCGACCGTGCTCCACCTCGTCTCCCGCCTCACGGACACCTCGGTGACGGTTCACGACGCCCAGCTCGACGTCATCGCCTGGAATCCCCTGGCCGCGGCGTTGCTCGGCGACTTCGCGACGCTCGCGCCCGAGCGCCGCAACCTCGCCCGCCGGTTCTTCTTCCCGCGACCGAGTGAGCCGCCGCACTTCCTGCTGACCGGCGGAGAACAGTACGGCGCGTACCTGGTCTCGAAGCTCCGGCTCGCTGCGGTCCGGTACCCCGAGGCTCCAGCCGTCCGCGAGCTCGTGAACGAGCTGCAGGCCAGCCGCGACTTCCGGGAGCTGTGGGCTTCGGATGCGGCGTTCGTGCCCCCGCGCCACCTGGTGAAGACCACCAATCACCCGCGGGTGGGGTACCTCGAGCTCGACTGCATGGTGCTCCGGGTGCCTGAGGACGACCAGGAGATCGTGCTGTTCTCGGCCAAGCCCGGGTCGGTCTCGGCCCAGCGGCTGCGTGCGCTCGCGTCATCCGTGCCTGGAGGATAGGCAGCTGGGGCCGCAGCTCCGGACCCGATGGCTGGGGTGACCGTTCTCGCGGGCTCAGGGGGCGGATGCTGCTCGAGGGAGCGACTGCCGGCGTGGATGACGTGGGGCTGGCCGGGTGGCCCGGCGCCGCCGCATGAGGACGTCGACCCGCCGAGCCCGGAGGCATACGGCGATCCGCAATATGAAGACGAGGCATATTTAAATTGGCGAATTGCACCCGGATCGACGGGAGGGACGCGTGCCGCTTTCGGCCCAGTTTCAGCTCGCGCGATGTCTAGCGATGAGCCACCGAGTTATCGTGGTCAAGGAAGGGCAGGCCACGGACGCCCGGATTTGCCATGACGCCGAATACCCGACGTCGAAGGCCGGGTTGAACGTCTTAACTTTGGAACGGCATTGGAACAGGGCATTCACAAGGAGTGGTGAAGCCTCTCTCGCGCCGTCGGCGGAGGCACCCGGCCGCAGCAGGTCAGCGGTCGCGCGGTGGTAGGGATCGCGCCGAGCTTGCTGTTTCGCTGGCGCCGACTCGAAGACGTCAGCGACGAGCGCGACGCAGTGCGAGCAGGGCGAGGAGGAGCGCACCCAGGCCCGCGGGGTCCCCGGTGACGTCGGCGCCGCAACCCTTCTTGGTGCTGCTCGTGCCCGAGCTGCCGCCCGAGCCGCTGGTCCCACTGCTTGCGCCCGTTGAGCTCGCGCCGCTTGTTCCACCGCTCGTGCCCGCCGCGACGACCTCGTACGTGAGGATGGGCGCAGACAGGCCGTAGGGCATGAACGTCGCCTCGATCGTGATCTGTCCAGGGGCGTTGGCGGTCACCATCGCGTCCGGATCCGCGCGGAAGTCGGTCCAGTCGGCGTAGGCCTTTGTGAAGGAGATGCCTGGGCCCGAGATGGAGAAGGTGATTGTCTCGCTGGGCGCGAGGTTGCAACCTACGACGGGGTTGAAGCGCACGGCCTGGCCGACGGAGATGGTGCCGTCGTCGTTGGACCCCACCACAGAGCTCATGGTCATGGTCGGCGGAATGATGATCTCATTGCTCGACACGGTCTGCGCAGGCGCCGACTCCGTCCCTTTGGAGCACGAGACGTCCTCGAAGCGCGCCA encodes the following:
- a CDS encoding SDR family oxidoreductase; the protein is MHKNRVALVTGANQGIGLQIVKELAAEGLTVLLGSRQVERGLEAAKSLEGDVRVIQLDVTDPASVAAAATRIRSELGRLDILVNNAAISHAGKRHGQSLAEHAAHTRPSNVSLAEMRAVWETNVFGALAVYQAMLPLLREAPFASIVNVSSGMGSLTLSQDPKTFWRPMFGPTYSASKTALNALTLAMAIELEATPIKVNAVSPGYTKTSLNDFTGTDSVEEGAAEAVRVALLGPDGPTGLFTHAKMGKLPW
- a CDS encoding helix-turn-helix domain-containing protein, whose protein sequence is MRPAHAGFASRARRRTPGLRREEVAYLAGISPEYYTQLEQARGRHPSRTVLERLARALGLSGQERALLFEHAGIAAGYPQRPIATPGPTVLHLVSRLTDTSVTVHDAQLDVIAWNPLAAALLGDFATLAPERRNLARRFFFPRPSEPPHFLLTGGEQYGAYLVSKLRLAAVRYPEAPAVRELVNELQASRDFRELWASDAAFVPPRHLVKTTNHPRVGYLELDCMVLRVPEDDQEIVLFSAKPGSVSAQRLRALASSVPGG